The DNA sequence TAAAATCTATGGATTTTCTTGCCAGATAAGATAGAACATACAAACAAAACTCGGCCTACAATGTCAGGTAATTTGTGGACATTCTCACATCCACTCCCTAGATTCCTcttggggctcagggctcccacATTAAGAACCACTATTCTAGAGTCAAAGGAGAAACCCACTAATTGAGTATTTAGAAGGTGACAATGAGATGGGGAGAGCCCAGAAGCAAGCTAAGTGACCTGAACAATCagctggagtggggtggggtgaagGGGGCTGGCAGGTGGGTGCAGGCCCCAGAGAATTCCTGTGAGGTGCTGGCACAAGCTTGGCTGCTTCTTTGAACACAGTCAGCATTTTCCTTCTGGATGTAACAAAttgtgccctccctccccctttttCTTGGCATCACCTAAGCTCAGAAAGAAGTCAGAGGATTAACCACAGCAACAGAGCAAGGCCTTTAGGCCTGAACGTGTGTTCAATCTTGACATTAAActatttccttcactttttttaatgtctattttttaaCACACATACTTGTGGAATAAGGGAGCACAGAATGGGAAGatgaaaacatatgcaaataATGATAATATGACAATAGCAGCAGCTAACATGTACTGAGTTTTAAGTGCCTTGTaagtattaactcatttcatttCCCTGTGGTAGGCACAGAAATCATTCCCATTTGACAGGTGAGGTAAACTGAGGGACTGAGATgttaagtgacctgcccaaggtcacaaagctccAAAGtggagagctgggatttgaacataGGCTCCTAGGCCCATGCTCCACAAAAGCACTACCTTGACAGGACCTTGGGACTACTAGAGATACTCTCACCTCTAAACACTCCATCTGTACTTCAGggttgaattaaaaattaaaattttctggtgAAAACATATATCAGAGAGCAGAAGCAAATCAGGCTAAAGCAAAGAGGAGAGTTGCAGTAAGACACCTTTGTAGGAAGAAGCCTTGGTGTCTCCTGGAAGACCAGCAGTGTCCCTTCATGGGTGAGATGGGGGACGCAAATGGGATCACAAAGGTTAACACGGTTTCACCTAGTAAGATCAGTTCTCCTTAATCAATTTGGGACTGGGTGGGTtacaaagatttattttctctaagacttCCTAACAAGTATTGGGCatcctaaaatataaaaagagcccATCTAAAGTCATCTGGCCTGATCTTTGTATCTATAGCACCCCTGAAAGGATGTCCCTTGGTTTCTACTTAAAAATGTCTAGAGATGAAGAGACAAAATGCCACTCTTGGCACTTCATAAATAAAAGACCCTCAAACATCTTAAGAGTAGGTTCTGTGGTTTCCTCCAAGATTGAACCATAAACCATACTGATGTAAGGATCTCTCCATGAGTGTGTCATGCATCTCTCTACAGGACAGGAATAAATCTTGCAAGGAACTGCTACCCACCAGTCTAACTCTCTCACTCAAATCCACTGGTCCACACCCCCAGGCTTGAACCCTCTGTCAAGTCAGGAAATAGCACCTCATCACTGCTGGAAGCACACCCATATAGCAATAATTGAAGGGGGCCCTTACCTGGGGGCTGTGCCTCTGGACACTGAACTGGGGGTTGCCTGCGAAATGGTCACAATGTCGTCATCCCCTCCATCCTCATAAAAGCTTGCTAGGGCGATCTGAAACAGAGAGGTAGTAACTTGGGATCCTTAAAGAGGCCTTCATCTAACACGTATCTCCTTTAATCCACACAGGAGCAAAGTCACAAAGATATGGCCCACACTTGCAAGGAGGTCTGTACCTGCGGGCCACAGAAAATCAGTCCAGAAGGTTAACAGTGCAACTGTTACTCTTCATATCACTTGAAACAAATTCCACCTACTAAGGGGAAAGACGGCAAGAAGGAAGGCTGGGATGGAGACACTCCTCAATGTCATTTTATTAGGAAATGTGACCTAGTAAAAGCAGtgtacatttattgagcatttatttacGTGCCACATTTTTCTGAGCATAATTCTACatgtattaaatcatttaattaaattaatttaattaaatcatttaatcctcaaagaaTCCTATGTAGTTAGTACTATTATCGTCTCATTTTATAGTTCCTACAGAAGCACTGAGAAGTTAAGAAAATTGCCAAAGGCTAGACAGTTGGTAAAGAGTCCAGTCGAGTTCCATCCCAGGCAGTCTGCTTTGGCCCATACTCTCAGCTCTTATGTGATAGCCAGGAGTCAGGAACGGTGAGTACAGATTACTACCTTTACTGTTTCTCTGAGACCAAGTTTCCTAATCTCTGCAATGGGGACACCTGTCCCACCAACTCTGCAGAGTGGATAAGAGCCATTAACATTTATGCACAGTTGTATTTTAGCTCTATATACACAGATGGTAAATGGGAGTGCTTTGGTCGTTTGAGATTGTATTTCTCTTGTCGACTCATTGGGCAGGTGATACTAATCACAAAAAAGTAAGAGCACCAGGGTCTACAGAGATGAAAACATGGCTCTTATCTTCAAGGTCACCAGCCTTACAGGAGGAAGTGAGCTGTTGTGGGACTGCTAGGAGTATGCTATCATAAGGCGAGCACTGAAATGGCATTGAGGACAACACTCAAGTCCTGGCCCTGCAtgggactcagttttctcatgtataGGTGAAGAGACTCGGACGGATCATCGGCCAACTGTAACACTATGAGTTTCTAGGTCTTTCAGGCAGAAATACCAAATGCAGCTTTGTATTTCTGCCCAGCACAGGGGCTTCACACTACGTCTGTACAGGGGTGATCCTTAACTAACTTTTACCTCTGAGAAGCAATTTAAATGGTGGAATCAGCAGACCCAGTTCAAATTCCAATGTCACTACTCACtagctgggtggccttgggcaTATCACTTGCGCTCTGAACTTCCAATTCCTCACCAATACAACAGGGCTAGTTTCTTTACCTCACATTATTGCCAGGTTAAAGAAGTAATCATataaacagtgcctggcacatgtggTTAAGAGCTTGGGCTCTGGAATCAGGCAGAACTGAATTCTAATGCTCTTTCTTCCATTTGGTAGCTAGTGAGGCCTTTGGCTTGTTACTTAACTTCCCCAAACCTCAGCTGCAAAATGCAAAGGTTAAATGACCCGAGACACGTAAAGCAGTTAGCATAGCACCTGGCTCGATAGATACTAATTATCTACACCTACCTAAGACGTAGGCGGGCCAAGACCATTTACGCAATTCTTTCCACCCTtaattactgagtgcttacttAGTACCCGACATTATTCTACGCACGGGGATTTCAACAGCTTACAATTCCTGCCTCGTGTTGCTCACCTTAACGTCTTCTTAATgaacaaacatttaatgaatactTGATACGTGCCAGTGTATTGGACGATAAACTACACAAggctcccatttcacagatgcgTTAACCAAGAAATATGAGTGGGTCCCAACCTTGCGCCACCACCCTACGAGTAGTTTCTCCCGGCAATGAGGCAGGAAGGGGCGTGGGCCAACTCCCCGGCCGGAGCCATGGGAATGAGCGACTACCTGGTCCCCGGCGCGGCGCCACCTGGCAGCCGGTCatgcccgcccgcccgcccggccCCTAGCCGAGCCTCGGCGCGGCCGCCACGCCCCCCGGCTGCCCCTCTCCACGCGGGTTGCGGCAGTGCCCGAAGTCTCGCTGACTCCGCGGGCGGGCGAGGCAGAAGAGGAAAGCTTGGCCGGGCACAGCAGGTCGGGCCGCGGCTAGCCCGCGTCTCCCCACGCCCAAGCCGACCTGGCGCCGCGCCGCCAGCGGCCCAGGACCCTGAGGCCTGGGTCGGGCCGCCGCCCGGCGGGATGACGGTGCGCTTCGGCCACTACAGGCTTGGCACCAGGAGCCCGTGCCCCGCAGTCCCCGGCCGGGCCGACGCACCCCGCCTCGCAGCACTACCTGCAGGTCCCAGCCGGCCGACTCGAGGAAGAAGCGGGCCCGGTCCTCCTCGGTACCCGTCACTGCCACGAACTCCCTCAGCGCGTCTTGTCGCTCCGCCGCCATCTTCGCCCCGTGGGTCGCCAAAACCACTCCGGCCTCTGCCGCGTTCCGCCCTCGCGTAGATGTGGCTCAGCGGAGCGGCGCCCTCCGGCAGGCCCTGCCCCACGCTGTGCTTCACACAAAGCCTTCCGTGCAGGAAACGCGGCCGCTCTGCGCCCTCTGGCGGCCGCGGGGCGGAGCTGCAGCCTAACGGCGTGGGTGGGAGGCTGGCTGAGGACGACAGGCGGGGCGGGTCTTCCACATCTGAATGGGATGAAGGATCTCTAAAGGAATCAGATTCTCAATTATGCGTTGACGCATCCCCTTATTTCGCTAATTTATTCGTTCACTCATTTgcttaaatatttactgtgtgcaATCAAGAGCCTGGTGCTTTTACAGGGCTCGGGGAGGAATGGGCAGTCACTGaaacaaagtccctgccctcTTGTTGCTTACATTCTAGGGAAAAACAGCCACAGACCTCAAACAACAGGTCACTCCTCCGCTCCCAACACTTCCGTGGCTCCCCATCTCACACAGTCACATGGCCTGCAAGACCCAAGGGAAACGGGTTTGCCCCTCCATCTCATCTCCTAGGCTTCCCATTTGTTTCctcagctccagccacactgcccccTCACTTTTGTGCCAGTGGGGAAAGCCCTTTCTTAGGCCAGGGATCCCCGGCCTCTTTTCCAGCGGCCTTAGCATCCTTCCCTTATAACCCCACCTGGCagttaatgtttattgagcacttactatgtctCGGACACTCTTTTAGGAGGTTTCAGTGCACTAACTCATTCATTCTCATGACAACCTTCTGAAGTGAGTTCTATtcttatcatttctattttacaaataggGAACCTAGGACTCCTAAATGAATTTGAACCCAGCATGTTACCTCCAATCTGTGTTCCTAGCCACCACACACCCTGTCTATCCTTGGCCTACAGGACTGTGCTGGTCAATTTCTTTGTGTGGAGCTGAGAGGACCAAAAAGGATTGTGTCTGAAAAGGTGCCCTTGGAGTAGAGGCCTCAAAATCCTGGGATGGAGACGTCATGGTGGATGGAGTGGTCTAGGGAGGGCTCTTGAAGGAAACAATGAAGCAGGGACTTGAAACTAAGCCAAGACCACGTGGGTGCCAGATGAGAATCAGTTTaaggggtggtggtgggagaagagatgggggctggaggtggggcgTGGTTTGCAGGGACCAGATCACGCAGGGCCCTGCAGGGTGAGGAGGCTTTCAGGCACAGAGAAGGGGACCATCTCCATGTCTTCCTGAGGCCTGGTTCCATGCTTCCCTGCTCTTAGtctctgtggctgctgtaacaaattaccacaaacctggTGGTgtaaaacaacagacattttctgtcatagttctggaggccagaagtctgcaATCAGTATCGCCAGGCTGAAATCAAGCTGTCGGTGGGCCATGCTCCCTTGGTAGACACTGGGAGGAGGTGGTCCTTGCTGCTTCAGCTTCTGCTGGTTGCCTGCTTTCTTTATCTTGTGGCTGTGtcactcccatctctgcctctgtggccacattcctttctcctcttctgtatcacatctttctctttctctctctcatcaggACATGTGTGATCACATTTGGgccccacctggataatccaggataatccccCCTTCTCAAGAcccttaatcacatctgccaaGACCTTTTTTTGCTGTATAAGGGAAAGTTCCcaggttccaggaattaggatgTGGATATCCTGGGGAGGGTATTCAACCCTTTTGGTGTCTGGTAACTCAATGATTTATTCAATTCTCAGATTAAATTAATGTCCTCTTTGACTTTGGTTTGTTCAAGCTGTTTTTCTGTTATAATGAAATACTTCCAGACTAATATACTTCCCCACATAGTAGGTTCTAATAAATGGTCATGTGCAAAGAGAAAAGGGAGCTCACAAGTACTGAATGTTCATGGTACACACAGAGCAGTTCTTGTTATTGTCCTTGATGGtctgagaggtgaagtgactgATTAGTTGCCAAGGGTGCACAGGGAGGAAGTGGGGGGCTTCAGGATTAGAAGTCAGACGTGACTATCCCTAGGGAATGCACGCTTTCCCCTATATTAGGGCTTCTCAACTTCCGCCCTACTGATAGTTTGGGCCAGACAACTGTGTTGTCAATGACTGCCCTGCGTATtctaggatgtttagcagcatccttaACCTTTACCCACTAGATGGCACTAGCACCACCTGAGATGTGATTACCAAAAGGTGTTTAGGCATTGGGAAGTGTCTCCTAGTGGGGGGAACCTCCTCTTCTTGAGAACTACAGCTCTCCATTGTGCGGTCCTGTTGGAGATGGTGGTACAGACAGGTGCTGTTTCAGCTTGGAATTGAACTCAGGTGTCACACAGAACAAGTAAGAGGCTGCCTCCATGCCACTGCGGTGGAAATTACTGGTCATCTACTGATATTTACCCTCTAATTTAGTAGTGAAAAATTTCAGCTGAGCATGTTGCTGCCCGaatagactacatttcccagccttccttgcagCTGGGTGTGAACATGTGACTACATTCTAGCCAATTAGAGGTGATGTGGGCAAATTCCTAGCGTCCCTGAAGGGTCTTGCTCCCATTCACTACTTGAGTTTTGCTGCCAGGACATGGACCTGGTAGcaaaaaaattaaggaattttGGGTCTCAATATCAGGGAGTCCCCATATTGCCTGGCCTGCTTATGCTGGGGTATTATTAGAGAAATAAACCTTCTGGTTTAAGCCACTGTTATTTAAGAGTTTTGTTAAAGTTGTCAACACATTCTATTACAGCCAAGCAAGTCAGCCACAGTGTGGAAGGGAAGAAGGCAAGAAAGAAGGACAGAGGATGTAAGTGGAGCGGTACAGATGGTGTTGGGGGTGGAGCTCAGACACATTTAGGGAACCCTTCTGAGGTGGACCTTGAAGGACAAGAAAATGTGGAGTGGATAGGAAAAGTGTGGGCCTTCCAGAAAGGGCCACATCAGGAGCAAGGGCCTTGAGGAGACACCCAGGAAAGGACAAGGAATGCTTGACTAGTCTGTGAAGAGAGAGGACAGCACATCAGGGGGAGCTCAGTGCCAAGTGTGGAATTTTACCAGGTGAACCAAAAACCAGGCACAGGGATCTAAGAGTTTGTTGTGAGGCCTGGGGAAATCTGGAAGCTGGGAGTGCAGGCAGGGAAATGATTGTAGAGCCCATGCCCCTTTCTGACTCAGAGGATCCACTCTAGGGCTGACCCCTGATCCAGGCCCCATGCGCCTTGCTAGGGAGAGCACAGCACTGCTGGGCCTGAGGTCTTGATGTCTTCTTGCCAACGGCTCCTCCagcaggcagccagggccagCAGGAGTACAGCCAAGGTCACTGCTTTCAGCCCCAGGACAACATGTGTGAGCACAGACAGGAGGCCTGGGGGACACAGGGGAGTGCTTAGGAAGGACCCCTGGTGAATCCCCAAGAGCCCAGATCTCAGAGCCCTGTGGCAAGGTCGGGCCCAGCTGCTGTAGGACCTCTGGGTCCACAGCCTTTCTACACTAGGACAGGAGATCAAAgaccttccctccctctgtcctgcGCCTGAAGAGGCTTTGTCCTATGGCCTATCTCTACCTTTAATCATCTTGCCAGCATCCCTGACCTCTGATAATAACAGAAAACTGCTTTCATTTATtggctgctcagctcctctgccccagACCCTGAGCTAAGCACTTCCTAATTACCTAATATAATCCTCAAACTTATCTTGCAAGGTAGGATAAGAATCCAGTTTGTATAGATGAGGAGACAGACCCTAAGTGGGCCAGAATGGAGAAGTGCTTTGCTCAGGGTCACATGAGTCAGAGAAATGGTGGCCCCAGGTGGTCAGGCTCCCAAGAATGGCAGGAACAGGGTTGAGTATCAGGTAGATCAGCGAGGCTAAGCTAACCACATCTATCCCAACCCCTCCCACCACAGCCATTACGGAGTGCCCTGAATGTTACCTGGTGATGTGACAGGCATAGTTCTGGGTATGTGTGATTGGTCACTGGAGGATACACAACCCAAGGGATAGGCTCTCAGGTTCTCAGCCCCTCCCCCCACTAGCTCAGAGTGCAGAAAACCAGAGATTCAAGGGGTAAGACCACCTGTGCACAATCACACATTTGGAAAGGTGCTCAATCCAGTTGGCCTGGGTACAAGCCATGTTCTTTAGCATTATTACAGCTTCATAGTGCATCCGTACAAGGAATCATAAAATGCTCACTACTTCTCAGGTAAGACTGCTCACTGAAGGTAGTAGTGCTGGAAGTTAGAAAGTCCTTTCTTTGATTGAACTTTACACGGTTCTCAGGTTTCCCAGTTCTGCAGATGTGATGGAATCCTGGGAACTTTCTTGGTGGCAGACAGACCTTGGAAGTCTGGGACCACTCTCTTCCCATGGCCAAGCCATCTTTGGTTCCCTTGCATATGGGGGACTAGTTACCTCCATGGGAGGTAGGTACACTCACCTGATGGAAATATCTTGGTTACACGTTCACTGGCGAGTTTTGCCTCTTGGGGAGAACTAGGCTTTGCTGTAAGGGAGAGAGGTGGTCTTATAtgcttcttttcttctgtcctaCCATGTCCTGAGCCCTGTGCTAGAAGCTGGGGTCACTGAGACTGGTCTGTCAGTTCCTAATTGGGATGGGGGCCAGAAGTCAAACCCTGTAATATGAAGGACTAGTTGGACCTGCTCAAGCATCTCTGGGGCAGGACAATGTCTGAATGGTTGTACTATCTGCAGCACACGGCACAGTGTGGTGCAGCCAAGATGTTTGTTGAGTCATTAATGGTCTGTCCAAAGATCTGTGGAGCCCAGAATGGGGAAACATTAACTCTGCCTGGGAGAAGGAGAAgctttcacagaggaggagtcaAATTTGTGCTGGGCCTTGAAGGATGTGTAGGAGGCCTCtatagagaaaaggagaaagcattctaggcagagggaacagcttaTGTAAAGGCACAGAGGCTGAGAGAAGCTGGCTTGTTTGGGACATGAAATTCCTTGTGGActacctccctctctcccccaacACCTTCTAAGACCACCCGTCTCACCTTTCATTCTCAGCCTGGTGCCCTGTCCAGACAGGTACTGCCTGTTGAATTTCCTCTGAAACTTCACACAGTAGTAGGTGCCCACATGCTCAGTGGTGACACCTTGCAGGAGAATGCTGAAGTCACTGCTGGAGGCCTGGACTGCCATCACGTTGGGGCGGGAGATGCCTCCAAAGTTGTAAATTGCCTCCCGGTTCAGACCAGCCCCCCGAAACCACCTGATGGGTCCAGGGGGACCATCTCCAAGCACTGTGCAGTTCAAGAGTACAGTGTCCCCAGTGGCTGCCGACACCAGCTCCTGGGGCTGGGTGATCCAGAGGTCTGGGTCCCCAGCTCCTAAAGCCAAAGAGAAGAGCTTTGTTGgattccctctcttcctccatcGTCCACCCATTTCCTACCTCATatcttccctccctctgccttccctgaTTTCTTTGCTCAGCCACTCCCTTCCGCATTCCCTCATTACCCACAAGGCAGCGCTCAGTGCTGTGTGGCACCCTGTGTATAGGTGCTAGAATTGGGGAAATGAAGCTCAGCAAGACACCCACATGTCCTGCCCGGAAGAAGATCTCAGCCTGGTGGTAGTGATGGTCTAGAAAAATCCCCCTAAAGTTGGAAACCTAGAGGACTGCTGCACCAAGAGAGGACACGAGTCCCAGCTTGGAGGGAGACTGAGAAGGCCTCCTGAAACACCTGCATCAAGTTGAGATGACCCCACCTCCTGCCAGTGCTCTCCCTATCCCCAGTTTACAGGGGGGTTTACAAACATCCATTCTTCCGTGTTATCACCTGAATGACCCCTGAAGGAGGAATTATCTTGCCTATTTTACAAGTTAAGCACTTGTACTATATAGAGCTGAAGGGATTGATTTAAGAATAGAGTCCTATTTTATGACAGACCCTGGATTTGAGTTATCTGGGTGAACTCTGGACTTCGCATGACTGATAACTGGGGGAGTATGGTCCATGAAATGCTCAGCCCCAGCTCTTGACTCCCCTCTGGTAGAGCAGTATAGCTCACACCCTTGCCATGGCCTCACTGTGGCAGTGTACAATTCCCTGTCTCTTGACATTGAGCTTAGCCATGTGACTTGCTGTAGCAATGGGCTGTCAGCCTACATTGCATGATTAGAAGTTTGAAATATGGTTGGGGTATGGGAATTTGTCCTCTTTGCTTCTGCCATTTTTGTGGCAAAAATGTACTCTGGGTAGTTGGAATAAGACGTGGGCCCTGGGATGAGATGTGGAGTAGAACCACCCCAGCTGCCTGCAAATATGTGAGTGAGATACACTTATTTTTGTAGCCACTGAGACTTTGTGGATAAAGGTGACCAATGCAGGGGGAATAGATCAGAGCAGAATGACATGAACCACAGGACCTGATACTCACTTTTCACAAGCACTGAGGTGCCCTCATCCAGATTCTTCTTTGAATTCTCACTCAAGCCATTGAAGCCCACACAGTGGTATGTTCCAGCATGCTCCCTGGTGACATTGTGGATATAGATGGAATAATCGCAGTTAAGTGGCTCCATCTGCTGGATCGCTGGTGTCACCCCGGAGAAGAAGCCATGTTTGAAGTTATAAATTTCCTGCTGGTCCTGATTGCTCACCTTGACCCATTTTATCATGTCACCAATGCAGGAGCCATCTACAGTACACCTCAGGAGGAGTGTCTCACCTTCTGCCACCAGCATGGGGCCCTCGGGCTGCAGCACCTGCCATTCACTCCCACTGCTCTGCTCAGAGGCTCCtgcaagagaggaaggaaggcctTTTGCTGCACAGGAAGGACTTGGAGCTCTAAGAGGCAAGCTCAACACAATCTAGCCACTAGCTGGCCAAGAACACTCGAGGGATGTCATTGGAGATGGTCGTGAAAGAGATGAGGTGGTTGGCTGGAGAGAGAACAGAGCTACTGAATGGGGAACTTGCAAATAATAGATGGCACTGCATGCTcattatgtgccaggtgctgcatGTATTACTGCGTTTACCTCTCCCAGTGCTCCTGTGAGGTGGGCAGCATTAGTCCTGTTTCACACAGAAGACACTGAGAGCCCAGACAGGTTAGAGAATTGTATCTCCTCCTACCCCAGATTCACACGTTGGGGCCCGAATGCCCCATACCTctgaatgtgactgcatttggagatagggtctttaaagcaGTGACTAAGTAAAAATGAAGTTGTAAGGGTGGGCTCTACTTCAGTATGGATGGTGTTCTTATGAGAAGAGGGGATTAGGACgtagacacacacagagggaggaCCATGTGAAAACAGAGGAGAGGATGTCATctacaagccaagcagagaggctcagaagaaaccagccctgttgacaccttgatcttagacttgcagcctccagaattacgagaaaataaattttggtgTTGAAGCCACCAGTCTGTGGTACACCGTCACAGCAGCCCTAACAAAGGAATGCATCACCCAACAAGAATGTGATAGAGCCTTGCAGTCTGTTTCTGGAGCCCCTGCCCAACCCTCAAATGTATCACACAGAGCTCCTGTGCTGTGGTGTTCAGTGTAggcaccctccctgcctcctgtgaATTCATCAACAGAATGCACGCACTGCGAAGTGGGCCTGTTTTGGGGATAGGTTGAACTGTTCACTCTGGCACAGAGACAGTGGGCTGAGCCATCCCTCGGAAGTTCTTTTACACCTGGGTTATGAACAGTGTGGCAGGTAGTCCCTTCAAGAATTCCTTGAGGAAgtgctattatttccattttttagacAAAAAAACTAATGACcagagagatgaagaaaatgaggtggACCAAACACTCAGTAGGTGTCGTGGCCTGGATCTGAATTCACATCAGGTGATTTAAAGTTCTGCTCAACACAAGGTCATCAGCTTTATGCCCTCAGTTTCCCTTGGTCTGTGTGACCACAAGGGCTTGTGAATATCTCAGTTTCATTCCAAGATGTACATTTGCAGTCTATTAGGGTGTTTCTCTTTCGACTGAGGTTGGGGAGTAGGGAGGTGAAGCAAGCATTCCCTTCTAAGAGGACCTCGGGAAGGGTTGTGAAATTCTAAGTTCTTTTCCTGCCTATCTTCAGCAAGGCATGTGCTTTCAGACTCTAAGAACTGCTTCACAGCTGTGACCTGGTGATTCCCCAGGTTCAATTCTAGGGATTCCTTTTGTCCGTGGGTCCTTGGTTCCCAGAGTTCAGCTACACCCACACCCAAATGCCACGCTTTGAGCCTGGTCAGACCTGTTCTTTGTGATCCTTTTTGGTAATTGCTTCCCAGTCCTGGGTAGTTTCCTTACCCACATGCCTGAGCAGCACCTACCACTCAACACAGGGCTAAGGCTAATTGCCTGTTCCCTCCAGCCAAACTGGCAAAGCTCATGACCCAACAGGGCAATGGACGGACAACACAAAGAGAGCCCTCTGCTCAGCGAGAAGTGCTCTGGCCCCCCCTAGCAAACCCGGAAAGCAAGGCCCCAAAATGATAAAACATAACATTCTATTGTGaggttttaaacaaaataaagtgtTATAGCTAATGAACCAACAAAGAAGATAAGAGAgcattgttaaaatatttaacatcctaaagaagacagaaaaatataaaaagggaacAAAGAACAAATAGGTAAGTAATAGATCTAAACCTAATCATATAAAAagtcactttaaatgtaaatggtctaaaagTAACAGTACTTAAATACTATGATATAAGGTTCATACCTATTACATGATAAAGGcagaaaaaggacaagaaaacaaaaggtaTTTGAGATACATATAGAGACAGATGGATAGCAAGATGCACATgctcaaaaaaaatgtaaattgtctAAATAACCCATGTAAAAGTTAGAGATTGTCAGATTGGATAGAAAAGTAAGAACCACCatctgctgcctacaagaaattcACTTTAACTATTAAAGGtgcaaatatattaaaagaaaaatgatgggaAAGATATAGCATAGTAATACTGATCAAAGGAAAGCTGGAGTGCTtatattaatataagataaagtagatttcagagcaaagactGTCTCCAGGAATAAAGAATGTCACTTCATAATGACTGAGGAGTAAATTAatgaagaagacatacaaatcCCCAACATTTATGCACCTAATGACAGAACTTCAGAGTATATGATGCAAAAAACCAATAGAAGTGCAGGAAGACACAGACCAATCCACATTTACAGTCTGAGATTTCTACGTCCTTCTCTCAATTGTTGACAGAAAATCAGGCAGAAAATCTA is a window from the Manis javanica isolate MJ-LG chromosome 5, MJ_LKY, whole genome shotgun sequence genome containing:
- the SIRPB2 gene encoding signal-regulatory protein beta-2 isoform X4; the encoded protein is MCPLEMPTPPYLTQSPLCSWLLALFLVLSGASEQSSGSEWQVLQPEGPMLVAEGETLLLRCTVDGSCIGDMIKWVKVSNQDQQEIYNFKHGFFSGVTPAIQQMEPLNCDYSIYIHNVTREHAGTYHCVGFNGLSENSKKNLDEGTSVLVKRAGDPDLWITQPQELVSAATGDTVLLNCTVLGDGPPGPIRWFRGAGLNREAIYNFGGISRPNVMAVQASSSDFSILLQGVTTEHVGTYYCVKFQRKFNRQYLSGQGTRLRMKEILHPIQMWKTRPACRPQPASHPRR
- the SIRPB2 gene encoding signal-regulatory protein beta-2 isoform X2, coding for MCPLEMPTPPYLTQSPLCSWLLALFLVLSGASEQSSGSEWQVLQPEGPMLVAEGETLLLRCTVDGSCIGDMIKWVKVSNQDQQEIYNFKHGFFSGVTPAIQQMEPLNCDYSIYIHNVTREHAGTYHCVGFNGLSENSKKNLDEGTSVLVKRAGDPDLWITQPQELVSAATGDTVLLNCTVLGDGPPGPIRWFRGAGLNREAIYNFGGISRPNVMAVQASSSDFSILLQGVTTEHVGTYYCVKFQRKFNRQYLSGQGTRLRMKAKPSSPQEAKLASERVTKIFPSEILHPIQMWKTRPACRPQPASHPRR
- the SIRPB2 gene encoding signal-regulatory protein beta-2 isoform X3; protein product: MCPLEMPTPPYLTQSPLCSWLLALFLVLSGASEQSSGSEWQVLQPEGPMLVAEGETLLLRCTVDGSCIGDMIKWVKVSNQDQQEIYNFKHGFFSGVTPAIQQMEPLNCDYSIYIHNVTREHAGTYHCVGFNGLSENSKKNLDEGTSVLVKRAGDPDLWITQPQELVSAATGDTVLLNCTVLGDGPPGPIRWFRGAGLNREAIYNFGGISRPNVMAVQASSSDFSILLQGVTTEHVGTYYCVKFQRKFNRQYLSGQGTRLRMKAKPSSPQEAKLASERVTKIFPSGLW
- the SIRPB2 gene encoding signal-regulatory protein beta-2 isoform X1 yields the protein MCPLEMPTPPYLTQSPLCSWLLALFLVLSGASEQSSGSEWQVLQPEGPMLVAEGETLLLRCTVDGSCIGDMIKWVKVSNQDQQEIYNFKHGFFSGVTPAIQQMEPLNCDYSIYIHNVTREHAGTYHCVGFNGLSENSKKNLDEGTSVLVKRAGDPDLWITQPQELVSAATGDTVLLNCTVLGDGPPGPIRWFRGAGLNREAIYNFGGISRPNVMAVQASSSDFSILLQGVTTEHVGTYYCVKFQRKFNRQYLSGQGTRLRMKAKPSSPQEAKLASERVTKIFPSGLLSVLTHVVLGLKAVTLAVLLLALAACWRSRWQEDIKTSGPAVLCSP